One Aphelocoma coerulescens isolate FSJ_1873_10779 chromosome 5, UR_Acoe_1.0, whole genome shotgun sequence DNA segment encodes these proteins:
- the PITPNM1 gene encoding membrane-associated phosphatidylinositol transfer protein 1 isoform X1, producing MLIKEYHILLPMSLEEYQVAQLYMIQKKSREESSGEGSGVEILANRPYSDGPGGSGQYTHKIYHVGSHIPSWFRALLPKAALQVEEESWNAYPYTRTRYTCPFVEKFSIEIETYYRPDAGQQTNIFNLSVAEKRQRILDTIDIVRDPISPGEYKPEEDPKLYHSSKTGRGPLGDDWLEAAVASGPLMCAYKLCKVEFRYWGMQSKIEQFIHDVGLRKVMLRAHRQAWCWQDEWTDLTMEDIRQLEEETARMLAQKMAKCGEGEEPPAAGVSPEGRPEPDGPGGQEEAELQAGTDTPSDDTFAKQWSTSSRSSYSSQHGGGVSPQSLSEWRMQNIARDSENSSEEEFFDAHEDLSDSDEVFAKEMTKWSSNDFLDTLERPAELDEALGDGASATKGDGEGLGTSSFPEGGMAESTEQMCRIHALFLILHSGNILDQGAGEPGSKQADVQTLAATFDAVTRVHFPEALGHVALRLVPCPPICAAAYALVSKLSPYSHDRDSLSSSQDHIPLAALPLLATSSGIYQHAVGTVIARANQAYAAFLHSGEGTGFCGQVVLLGDCVGGILGFDALCQSRVGSGGSRSSSRRGSLSTEPISPEQCGGLDPMADGTEGAPVLGQASPEPPGTQGDSQQHNSMCSLQASEAPLEAEAPRSSAMALDGAEGASTRLEFKVSGFFLFGSPLGLVLALRKTVMPALDVAQLRPACEQIYNLFHAADPCASRLEPLLAKAFHAVPPLSVPRYQKYPLGDGTSSLLAEALQTHSALFLPKVDVAAPPTPTGSFGGFWKGNEPAEPPTPASTSEVVKSFIPALPAVLEHWWGPKRIDYSLYCPDALTAFPTITLPHLFHASYWESSDVVAFILRQVMEKEGPQPAESEESSIYSPAIPREKWQRKRTQVKIRNVTANHRACDVIVCEGKAQVLSGRFMYGPLDVVTLTGEKVDIYIMTQPLSGKWLYYGTEVTSGSGRLTFTIPPDKALAIGIYPVRMVVRGDHSYAEAYLTVVARGTESVVFSIDGSFTASVSIMGSDPKVRAGAVDVVRHWQDSGYMIIYVTGRPDMQKHRVVAWLSQHNFPHGAVSFCDGLTHDPLRQKAAFLQSLRTEAEISIVAGYGSTKDVSVYSSLGLAPAHIYIVGRAVKKFHNQCQFLSEGYVAHLAQLEAAALAHAPKGPPRPVLGKGTYGCPAPVDFLRKQSQLLRSRGSSQAERDGGSPSVPPGLSRAKPRSVSLKLEGEE from the exons atgcTGATCAAGGAGTACCACATCCTGCTGCCCATGAGCCTGGAGGAGTACCAGGTGGCCCAGCTCTACATGATCCAG AAGAAGAGCCGGGAGGAGTCGAGTGGTGAGGGCAGTGGTGTGGAGATCCTGGCTAACCGGCCCTACAGTGACGGCCCCGGGGGCAGTGGCCAGTACACCCACAAGATCTACCATGTCGGCTCCCACATCCCCAGCTGGTTCCGGGCGCTGCTCCCCAAAGCTGCACTCCAGGTGGAGGAGGAGTCCTGGAATGCTTATCCCTACACACGCACCAG GTACACATGTCCCTTTGTGGAAAAATTTTCCATTGAGATCGAGACGTACTACCGCCCGGATGCAGGGCAGCAGACCAACATCTTCAACCTGAGTGTGGCAGAGAAGAGGCAGAGGATTTTGG ACACCATTGACATCGTGCGTGATCCCATCTCCCCCGGGGAGTACAAGCCTGAGGAGGATCCCAAACTCTACCACTCATCCAAGACGGGCCGGGGGCCGCTGGGGGATGACTGGCTGGAGGCGGCGGTGGCCAGCGGGCCCCTCATGTGCGCCTACAAGCTCTGCAAGGTGGAGTTCCGATACTGGGGGATGCAGTCCAAGATCGAGCAGTTCATCCATGATGTGG gTTTGAGGAAGGTGATGCTGCGCGCCCACCGCCAAGCCTGGTGCTGGCAGGATGAGTGGACAGACTTGACAATGGAGGATATCcggcagctggaggaggagacGGCACGAATGCTGGCACAGAAGATGGCCAAGTGTGGCGAGGGCGAGGAGCCACCTGCGGCTGGGGTCAGCCCTGAGGGGCGGCCGGAGCCAGACGGGCCTGGTGGGCAGGAGGAGGCCGAGCTGCAGGCGGGGACTGATACCCCCTCCGATGATACCTTTGCCAAGCAGTGGTCCACCTCTTCCCGGTCTTCCTACTCTTCCCAGCATGGAG GGGGTGTGTCTCCTCAGAGCCTGTCGGAGTGGCGGATGCAGAACATTGCCCGGGACTCGGAGAACAGCTCTGAAGAGGAATTTTTCGATGCCCACG AGGATCTGTCTGACAGCGATGAGGTCTTTGCCAAGGAGATGACCAAGTGGAGCTCCAACGACTTCTTGGACACGCTTGAGCggccagcagagctggatgAGGCACTGG GGGACGGAGCCAGCGCCACCAAGGGGGATGGTGAAGGGTTGGGAACATCCAGCTTCCCTGAG GGCGGCATGGCAGAGAGCACGGAGCAGATGTGCCGGATCCACGcactcttcctcatcctccacAGTGGGAACATCCTGGATCAGGGAGCGGGCGAGCCGGGCTCCAAGCAGGCAGATGTGCAGACACTGGCGGCCACCTTTGATGCTGTCACCCGCGTCCACTTTCCCGAGGCACTGGGACATGTGGCCCTGCGCCTGGTGCCCTGCCCGCCCATCTGTGCTGCAGCCTATGCCCTCGTTTCCAA GCTCAGCCCCTACAGCCACGACAGGGACAGCCTGTCCAGCAGCCAGGACCACATCCCACTGGCAGCACTCCCGCTGCTGGCCACCTCCTCAGGCATCTACCAGCATGCTGTGGGCACCGTCATCGCCCGCGCCAACCAGGCCTACGCAGCCTTCCTGCACTCTGGAGAGGGCACCGGCTTCTGTGGCCAG GTGGTGCTGCTCGGGGACTGTGTGGGTGGCATTCTGGGATTCGATGCCCTGTGCCAGAGCCGGGTGGGCTCTgggggcagccggagcagcagCCGCCGTGGCAGCCTG agcacagagccCATCTCCCCGGAGCAGTGTGGCGGCCTGGACCCAATGGCTGATGGGACAGAGGGAGCACCGGTATTGGGCCAGGCCAGCCCTGAGCCCccagggacacagggggacagccagcagcacaactCCATGTGCAG CCTGCAGGCCAGCGAGGCCCCGCTGGAGGCAGAGGCTCCCCGGAGCAGCGCCATGGCGCTGGATGGGGCGGAGGGTGCCAGCACCCGCCTCGAATTTAAGGTATCCGGCTTCTTCCTCTTTGGTTCCCCACTGGGGCTGGTGCTCGCGCTGCGCAAGACCGTCATGCCTGCTCTGGATG TGGCCCAGCTGCGTCCTGCCTGTGAGCAGATCTACAACCTCTTCCACGCCGCTGATCCCTGTGCCTCCCGCCTGGAGCCCCTCCTGGCCAAGGCCTTCCACGCTGTGCCCCCCCTCAGCGTGCCCCGATACCAGAAGTACCCCTTGGGTGATGGCACCTCGTCCCTGTTGG CGGAGGCCCTGCAGACACACTCTGCCCTGTTCCTGCCCAAAGTGGATGTGGCTGCCCCCCCTACCCCCACTGGCAGCTTTGGGGGCTTCTGGAAGGGCAATGAACCGGCAGAGCCCCCCACTCCTGCCAGCACCAGCGAGGTTGTCAAGA GCTTcattccagctctccctgcagtCCTGGAGCACTGGTGGGGCCCGAAGCGCATCGACTATTCTCTGTACTGCCCTGATGCCTTGACTGCCTTCCCCACCATCACCCTGCCCCACCTCTTCCATGCCAGCTACTGGGAATCCTCTGACGTGGTGGCCTTCATCCTGCGCCAG GTGATGGAGAAAGAGGGGCCGCAGCCAGCGGAGAGCGAGGAGAGCTCCATCTACAGCCCTGCCATCCCTCGGGAAAAGTGGCAGCGCAAGCGCACCCAAGTGAAGATCCGG AATGTGACGGCCAACCACCGGGCCTGCGATGTGATCGTGTGTGAGGGCAAAGCGCAGGTCCTCAGCGGGCGCTTCATGTATGGACCCCTGGACGTGGTGACACTGACTGGGGAGAAG GTGGACATCTACATCATGACACAGCCGCTGTCAGGGAAGTGGCTGTACTACGGCACCGAGGTGACGAGTGGCAGCGGGCGCCTGACCTTCACCATCCCTCCAGACAAAGCTCTGGCCATCGGGATCTACCCTGTTCGCATGGTGGTCAG GGGGGACCACAGCTATGCCGAGGCATACCTGACTGTTGTGGCCCGTGGCACTGAGTCCGTTGTGTTCAGCATCGACGGTTCCTTCACCGCCAGTGTCTCCATCATGGGCAGTGACCCCAAAGTGCGGGCAGGGGCTGTGGACGTTGTAAG GCACTGGCAGGACTCGGGGTACATGATCATCTATGTGACGGGGCGCCCCGACATGCAGAAGCATCGTGTGGTGGCCTGGCTCTCCCAGCACAACTTCCCCCACGGTGCCGTCTCCTTCTGCGACGGGCTCACCCACGACCCACTGCGCCAGAAAGCCGCCTTCCTGCAGAGCCTGCGCACcgag gcagagatCTCCATAGTTGCTGGCTATGGCTCCACCAAGGATGTCTCCGTCTACAGCTCACTGGGACTTGCGCCAGCACACATCTACATTGTGGGACGGGCCGTCAAGAAGTTCCACAACCAGTGCCAG TTCCTCTCCGAGGGCTATGTTGCCCACCTCGCCCAGCTGGAAGCTGCAGCCCTGGCCCACGCCCCCAAGGGCCCCCCACGACCTGTGCTGGGCAAAGGCACCTATGGCTGCCCAGCGCCTGTCGACTTCCTGCGGAAGCAGAGCCAGCTCCTGCGCTCCCGGGGCTCCAGCCAGGCAGAGCGGGATGGGGGGTCCCCCTCAGTACCCCCAGGCTTGTCCCGGGCCAAGCCCCGCAGTGTCAGCCTCAAGCTGGAGGGTGAGGAGTGA
- the PITPNM1 gene encoding membrane-associated phosphatidylinositol transfer protein 1 isoform X2 produces MLIKEYHILLPMSLEEYQVAQLYMIQKKSREESSGEGSGVEILANRPYSDGPGGSGQYTHKIYHVGSHIPSWFRALLPKAALQVEEESWNAYPYTRTRYTCPFVEKFSIEIETYYRPDAGQQTNIFNLSVAEKRQRILDTIDIVRDPISPGEYKPEEDPKLYHSSKTGRGPLGDDWLEAAVASGPLMCAYKLCKVEFRYWGMQSKIEQFIHDVGLRKVMLRAHRQAWCWQDEWTDLTMEDIRQLEEETARMLAQKMAKCGEGEEPPAAGVSPEGRPEPDGPGGQEEAELQAGTDTPSDDTFAKQWSTSSRSSYSSQHGGGVSPQSLSEWRMQNIARDSENSSEEEFFDAHEDLSDSDEVFAKEMTKWSSNDFLDTLERPAELDEALGDGASATKGDGEGLGTSSFPEGGMAESTEQMCRIHALFLILHSGNILDQGAGEPGSKQADVQTLAATFDAVTRVHFPEALGHVALRLVPCPPICAAAYALVSKLSPYSHDRDSLSSSQDHIPLAALPLLATSSGIYQHAVGTVIARANQAYAAFLHSGEGTGFCGQVVLLGDCVGGILGFDALCQSRVGSGGSRSSSRRGSLSTEPISPEQCGGLDPMADGTEGAPVLGQASPEPPGTQGDSQQHNSMCSLQASEAPLEAEAPRSSAMALDGAEGASTRLEFKVSGFFLFGSPLGLVLALRKTVMPALDVAQLRPACEQIYNLFHAADPCASRLEPLLAKAFHAVPPLSVPRYQKYPLGDGTSSLLAEALQTHSALFLPKVDVAAPPTPTGSFGGFWKGNEPAEPPTPASTSEVVKILEHWWGPKRIDYSLYCPDALTAFPTITLPHLFHASYWESSDVVAFILRQVMEKEGPQPAESEESSIYSPAIPREKWQRKRTQVKIRNVTANHRACDVIVCEGKAQVLSGRFMYGPLDVVTLTGEKVDIYIMTQPLSGKWLYYGTEVTSGSGRLTFTIPPDKALAIGIYPVRMVVRGDHSYAEAYLTVVARGTESVVFSIDGSFTASVSIMGSDPKVRAGAVDVVRHWQDSGYMIIYVTGRPDMQKHRVVAWLSQHNFPHGAVSFCDGLTHDPLRQKAAFLQSLRTEAEISIVAGYGSTKDVSVYSSLGLAPAHIYIVGRAVKKFHNQCQFLSEGYVAHLAQLEAAALAHAPKGPPRPVLGKGTYGCPAPVDFLRKQSQLLRSRGSSQAERDGGSPSVPPGLSRAKPRSVSLKLEGEE; encoded by the exons atgcTGATCAAGGAGTACCACATCCTGCTGCCCATGAGCCTGGAGGAGTACCAGGTGGCCCAGCTCTACATGATCCAG AAGAAGAGCCGGGAGGAGTCGAGTGGTGAGGGCAGTGGTGTGGAGATCCTGGCTAACCGGCCCTACAGTGACGGCCCCGGGGGCAGTGGCCAGTACACCCACAAGATCTACCATGTCGGCTCCCACATCCCCAGCTGGTTCCGGGCGCTGCTCCCCAAAGCTGCACTCCAGGTGGAGGAGGAGTCCTGGAATGCTTATCCCTACACACGCACCAG GTACACATGTCCCTTTGTGGAAAAATTTTCCATTGAGATCGAGACGTACTACCGCCCGGATGCAGGGCAGCAGACCAACATCTTCAACCTGAGTGTGGCAGAGAAGAGGCAGAGGATTTTGG ACACCATTGACATCGTGCGTGATCCCATCTCCCCCGGGGAGTACAAGCCTGAGGAGGATCCCAAACTCTACCACTCATCCAAGACGGGCCGGGGGCCGCTGGGGGATGACTGGCTGGAGGCGGCGGTGGCCAGCGGGCCCCTCATGTGCGCCTACAAGCTCTGCAAGGTGGAGTTCCGATACTGGGGGATGCAGTCCAAGATCGAGCAGTTCATCCATGATGTGG gTTTGAGGAAGGTGATGCTGCGCGCCCACCGCCAAGCCTGGTGCTGGCAGGATGAGTGGACAGACTTGACAATGGAGGATATCcggcagctggaggaggagacGGCACGAATGCTGGCACAGAAGATGGCCAAGTGTGGCGAGGGCGAGGAGCCACCTGCGGCTGGGGTCAGCCCTGAGGGGCGGCCGGAGCCAGACGGGCCTGGTGGGCAGGAGGAGGCCGAGCTGCAGGCGGGGACTGATACCCCCTCCGATGATACCTTTGCCAAGCAGTGGTCCACCTCTTCCCGGTCTTCCTACTCTTCCCAGCATGGAG GGGGTGTGTCTCCTCAGAGCCTGTCGGAGTGGCGGATGCAGAACATTGCCCGGGACTCGGAGAACAGCTCTGAAGAGGAATTTTTCGATGCCCACG AGGATCTGTCTGACAGCGATGAGGTCTTTGCCAAGGAGATGACCAAGTGGAGCTCCAACGACTTCTTGGACACGCTTGAGCggccagcagagctggatgAGGCACTGG GGGACGGAGCCAGCGCCACCAAGGGGGATGGTGAAGGGTTGGGAACATCCAGCTTCCCTGAG GGCGGCATGGCAGAGAGCACGGAGCAGATGTGCCGGATCCACGcactcttcctcatcctccacAGTGGGAACATCCTGGATCAGGGAGCGGGCGAGCCGGGCTCCAAGCAGGCAGATGTGCAGACACTGGCGGCCACCTTTGATGCTGTCACCCGCGTCCACTTTCCCGAGGCACTGGGACATGTGGCCCTGCGCCTGGTGCCCTGCCCGCCCATCTGTGCTGCAGCCTATGCCCTCGTTTCCAA GCTCAGCCCCTACAGCCACGACAGGGACAGCCTGTCCAGCAGCCAGGACCACATCCCACTGGCAGCACTCCCGCTGCTGGCCACCTCCTCAGGCATCTACCAGCATGCTGTGGGCACCGTCATCGCCCGCGCCAACCAGGCCTACGCAGCCTTCCTGCACTCTGGAGAGGGCACCGGCTTCTGTGGCCAG GTGGTGCTGCTCGGGGACTGTGTGGGTGGCATTCTGGGATTCGATGCCCTGTGCCAGAGCCGGGTGGGCTCTgggggcagccggagcagcagCCGCCGTGGCAGCCTG agcacagagccCATCTCCCCGGAGCAGTGTGGCGGCCTGGACCCAATGGCTGATGGGACAGAGGGAGCACCGGTATTGGGCCAGGCCAGCCCTGAGCCCccagggacacagggggacagccagcagcacaactCCATGTGCAG CCTGCAGGCCAGCGAGGCCCCGCTGGAGGCAGAGGCTCCCCGGAGCAGCGCCATGGCGCTGGATGGGGCGGAGGGTGCCAGCACCCGCCTCGAATTTAAGGTATCCGGCTTCTTCCTCTTTGGTTCCCCACTGGGGCTGGTGCTCGCGCTGCGCAAGACCGTCATGCCTGCTCTGGATG TGGCCCAGCTGCGTCCTGCCTGTGAGCAGATCTACAACCTCTTCCACGCCGCTGATCCCTGTGCCTCCCGCCTGGAGCCCCTCCTGGCCAAGGCCTTCCACGCTGTGCCCCCCCTCAGCGTGCCCCGATACCAGAAGTACCCCTTGGGTGATGGCACCTCGTCCCTGTTGG CGGAGGCCCTGCAGACACACTCTGCCCTGTTCCTGCCCAAAGTGGATGTGGCTGCCCCCCCTACCCCCACTGGCAGCTTTGGGGGCTTCTGGAAGGGCAATGAACCGGCAGAGCCCCCCACTCCTGCCAGCACCAGCGAGGTTGTCAAGA tCCTGGAGCACTGGTGGGGCCCGAAGCGCATCGACTATTCTCTGTACTGCCCTGATGCCTTGACTGCCTTCCCCACCATCACCCTGCCCCACCTCTTCCATGCCAGCTACTGGGAATCCTCTGACGTGGTGGCCTTCATCCTGCGCCAG GTGATGGAGAAAGAGGGGCCGCAGCCAGCGGAGAGCGAGGAGAGCTCCATCTACAGCCCTGCCATCCCTCGGGAAAAGTGGCAGCGCAAGCGCACCCAAGTGAAGATCCGG AATGTGACGGCCAACCACCGGGCCTGCGATGTGATCGTGTGTGAGGGCAAAGCGCAGGTCCTCAGCGGGCGCTTCATGTATGGACCCCTGGACGTGGTGACACTGACTGGGGAGAAG GTGGACATCTACATCATGACACAGCCGCTGTCAGGGAAGTGGCTGTACTACGGCACCGAGGTGACGAGTGGCAGCGGGCGCCTGACCTTCACCATCCCTCCAGACAAAGCTCTGGCCATCGGGATCTACCCTGTTCGCATGGTGGTCAG GGGGGACCACAGCTATGCCGAGGCATACCTGACTGTTGTGGCCCGTGGCACTGAGTCCGTTGTGTTCAGCATCGACGGTTCCTTCACCGCCAGTGTCTCCATCATGGGCAGTGACCCCAAAGTGCGGGCAGGGGCTGTGGACGTTGTAAG GCACTGGCAGGACTCGGGGTACATGATCATCTATGTGACGGGGCGCCCCGACATGCAGAAGCATCGTGTGGTGGCCTGGCTCTCCCAGCACAACTTCCCCCACGGTGCCGTCTCCTTCTGCGACGGGCTCACCCACGACCCACTGCGCCAGAAAGCCGCCTTCCTGCAGAGCCTGCGCACcgag gcagagatCTCCATAGTTGCTGGCTATGGCTCCACCAAGGATGTCTCCGTCTACAGCTCACTGGGACTTGCGCCAGCACACATCTACATTGTGGGACGGGCCGTCAAGAAGTTCCACAACCAGTGCCAG TTCCTCTCCGAGGGCTATGTTGCCCACCTCGCCCAGCTGGAAGCTGCAGCCCTGGCCCACGCCCCCAAGGGCCCCCCACGACCTGTGCTGGGCAAAGGCACCTATGGCTGCCCAGCGCCTGTCGACTTCCTGCGGAAGCAGAGCCAGCTCCTGCGCTCCCGGGGCTCCAGCCAGGCAGAGCGGGATGGGGGGTCCCCCTCAGTACCCCCAGGCTTGTCCCGGGCCAAGCCCCGCAGTGTCAGCCTCAAGCTGGAGGGTGAGGAGTGA